The nucleotide window GCCACAGGTCCATGATGAGGAAGGCGAGGTCGTAGAGCACGTCGCAGGTGGCGATGTCGTCGTTGAACTCGATGGCGTCGAACAGCACCGGCTTGCCGTCCAAGAGCACGATGTTGCGCAGATGCATGTCGCCGTGGCAGCGGCGCACGAAGCCGGCGGTGCTGCGGGCGTTCAGAAGCGGCGTGATGCCCGCCAGGGCGTCTTCCGAAAGCTGCGCCAGCCGGGCGACCTCATTGGGCGGGAAAAGCTCGGGCCGGGCTGAAAATTCCGTTTTGTTGTCGGCGAGATAGGAGGTGAGCCGGGAGGCGGTGTCGAATCCGCGCCGCACCGGCGCGGCGGCATGGGCTTCAAGAACAGCGGTCGCCAGCGCCTTCACGAGATCGGGCGAAAGCGCGCCGCGCTCGGCCACCTTGTCCAGGGTGAGATCGGTGTCGAAGCGGCGCATCTTCACCGCATGCTCCACCGCCTCGCCGTCCCCGCCGAGCGTAAGGCCATGCACCGTCCGCACGATGGGCACCACGCCGAGATAAAGCCCCGGCGCCCCGGCGCCGCTGATGGCCACTTCCGCCTCGCAGGCGGCTTGGCGCTTCTGCGGCGTCGAGAAATCCATGAAGGGGAAGAACACCGCCCGCTTCACCTTGTAAGCGAACGGGCCTGCGAGGAAGACCGCAGCACCGTGGGTGTCTATGCGCTCCACCTTTTCAGCGGTGCCGTGGGTGGCGGGATCTTGCAGAAGGGCGAAGACGGCACTCTGGTCGCCCACCACATGGTCGGGGGCGGCGGGCGGTGCGGGCGTGGCCGTCGGCGCCGTCATGGATCGTCCCGTCTTGAAGAAAGTTCTTGGAGAAAGTTCTTGGAGCAAGTCTTGGAGGAAGCCGCCCCGGCGCGGAGCCGGGGCGGCAAAAGATTAAGGCGTGATGGCCACCTTGAGAACGCCGTCGCGCTGGTGCGAGAACAGGTCATAGGCCTTTTCGATGTCGTCCAGCTTGAAGCGGTGGGTGACGAGGGCGCGGGCATCCACCCGGCCCGAGGCCACCACATCCATCAGGCGGCGCATACGCTCCTTGCCGCCGGGGCAGAGCGAGGTGACGATCTTGTTGTCGCCCAGGCCCGCCGCGAAGGCATCCAGCGGGATCTTCAGGTCGCTGGAATAGACCCCCAGCGAGGACAGGGTGCCGCCGGGCCGCAGCACGCGCAGGGCGGCCTCGAAGGTCTCCTGCCGGCCGAGGGCCTCGATGGCCACGTCCACGCCGCGCCCGTCGGTGAGGCGCAGGATCTCTTCCACCGGGTCCACCTTGGAGAAGTCCACCACCTCGTCCGCCCCCATGGCGCGGGCGACGTTGAGGCGCTCGCCCACCCGGTCCACGGCGATGATGCGGGTGGCGCCCATGAGCCGGGCTCCGGCGGTGGCGCACAGGCCGATGGGCCCCTGCGCGAACACGGCCACCGTGTCGCCGATGCGCACCTTGCCGCTCTCGGCGCCGGCAAAGCCGGTGGACATGATGTCCGGGCACATGAGGACCTGCTCGTCGCCGAGGGCTTCGGGCACCGGGGCAAGGTTGGTCATGGCGTCGGGCACCACCAGATACTCGGCCTGGGCGCCGTCGATGGTGTTGCCGAAGCGCCAGCCGCCCATGGGCTTGAAGCCGTGCTTCATGCGCGGGCCGTCCTGCGAGGCGCAGCCGCACAGGCAGGCGTTGGAATAGCCGGACGGGGTGATGGCGCCGGCGATCACGCGCTGGCCCTCGGCGAACCCTTCCACCGCCGAACCCAGCTTCTCGATGATGCCCACCGGCTCGTGGCCGATGGTGAGGCCCTTCTCGACCGGATATTCGCCC belongs to Xanthobacter autotrophicus Py2 and includes:
- a CDS encoding Alcohol dehydrogenase zinc-binding domain protein (PFAM: Alcohol dehydrogenase zinc-binding domain protein; Alcohol dehydrogenase GroES domain protein~KEGG: nha:Nham_2536 alcohol dehydrogenase, zinc-binding): MTDTIERPGFVERNRPGRAKMKAAIFVEKNRIVLDEKPIPDVGPLDALIRITTTTICGTDVHILKGEYPVEKGLTIGHEPVGIIEKLGSAVEGFAEGQRVIAGAITPSGYSNACLCGCASQDGPRMKHGFKPMGGWRFGNTIDGAQAEYLVVPDAMTNLAPVPEALGDEQVLMCPDIMSTGFAGAESGKVRIGDTVAVFAQGPIGLCATAGARLMGATRIIAVDRVGERLNVARAMGADEVVDFSKVDPVEEILRLTDGRGVDVAIEALGRQETFEAALRVLRPGGTLSSLGVYSSDLKIPLDAFAAGLGDNKIVTSLCPGGKERMRRLMDVVASGRVDARALVTHRFKLDDIEKAYDLFSHQRDGVLKVAITP